In Candidatus Abyssobacteria bacterium SURF_5, the genomic stretch TCTCACCAACGATACGCGCGACAGCTATATTGAGCCCAGGACCGGGCACCGGTACAATACGGCCCTCGAATTTGCCGGCGGCCCGCTGGGAGCGCAAACCGATCTGGTGAAATTGGTCGGAGAAGCGAGGTGGTATCGCCCCTTCGGGGAAAAGATAATCCTCATGAGCAGGCTGGAAGCCGGAATCGTGGAAGAATACGGCGACTCCGACTTCGTGCCTCTCTTCGATCGCTTCTTTTCGGGAGGCGCAACCTCCGTTCGCGGCTACGACTATCGCGAGGTCGGTCCTCGGGAGAATGGAGATCCCATTGGTGGCAAGGCGCTCCTCGAGGGGACGCTTGAGCTTTCCTATCCGACGCTCGAAATTATCAGGCTGTATGCTTTCTTCGATTTCGGACAAGTGTGGCGCGAGATCGATGATGTGGGGCAAGGCAAGATAAATACTTCCGCAGGCGTCGGTATCGGCCTGCGTACCCCGGTTGGGCCGCTCAGGCTCGACTACGGGTATCCGCTGAATCCTGACGATGATCAGGGAAATGGACAAATCCATTTTACCACGGGGATCAGCTTTTGAAGGCAATCCCATTTTTTCTTGCAATACGGATGATTTGCTGGTATACTGTTGGCAGTGAACTGATTTGCCCCTTCATCCTGCCTCTTGACCAAACGCGGTACTTTCGGCAATCGAGCTGAAAAAACCTGTTCGAGTCGTGTATCACTTCAAAAAGCATCGCATACCGCTGGAGGCGGTCGCAGCCGCATGGCTTATAGTCGTTTCGGCCGGTGCCGCCATCGCCGTAGAGCAGCGCCCCCCGGAGGAAATTCGGGTGGGCATCGCAAACCTGCAGCGGCTTGTCGATGCGTACTGGCGGACTCCTCTGGTGCGGGCGACCCTCCAGCGTCGGAAGGTGAGCGAGGAGTACCGGCAGAAGCAGATCGAATTGGCCAGGCTCGAACAGGAACTCGTTGACCAGCGCTTCTGGTTTTTCGCCCGAAAAAAGCAGGACGAGAGAATCAATCAACTGCGGGACGAGCTTGATGCCGTTGCGGCTGCAGAGGCCGGAAAGAAGCGTGCGCGGGAGAGGGAGGCTATCGACGAACTGCTGGTGGACGTGCAGAAAGCCGCGCGAAACACCGCCGCAGGGCAGAATCTGTCAATCGTGTTCGATGCAGATAATCCGCACATCCTGTTTTTGAATCAGATGGGAAGCGCCGATATTACGGATGAATTGATCGAGGCGCTGAACTCTGACCAAATGCCGAAATACAATGACTAAATTAAAAAGGAGGTTCTTCACCATGTCCCGTCTCTGCCTGCGTATGTTCCAAATAACAGTTGCGGTTTTCATCTCCGCTGCTTTTCTTACCGCAGGATTGCAGCGACAGGCGTCAGCCGAAGAGCGGCTGAAAATGGGATACCTCGACCTCAACCACGTCGTCCAGGCCGTTGCCAAACAGACGCCGGAATATGAGGAGCTGCGGAAAGAATTGGAAAAACGGCAGGCGGAGATAGAGCGGCGGGGCGCGGAAATTGATAAACTGAAGGAAGAGCTCAAGGCCAACCGCGTCATCTGGTCGGAAGATAAGAGCCGCGATCAGGAGAAGCTGATCCGCGATAAGGATGACGACCTGAAAGTTTACTCCGAGGGCGCCCAGCGGTTCCGCGACGTCGAGGAAAACAAGATTCTCAGACGCCTGCTTCCCGAGATCGCGAAGGAAGTAAAACGGGTGGGCGAGCGCGACGGCTACAGCATGATCTTCGAAAAGAGAATCCTCCTCTATGGCTCGCCGTCTTTCGACCTGACCGACGCCATTATCAAAGAGATGAGCACAAGAGCCGATTGATTCCTCACTCCGCAGGAGTGGCGGGATGATTTTATGAAGAAAAGTCTCGGCGAGATCGCAAAGCTGATCGACGGCACCGTCGAGGGTGATGAAGAAACCCTGATCACCGGTGTGGCCGGAATTAAAGACGCCAAAGCGGGTGACATAACGTTTCTCGCGAATCCGAAATATCTGCCGCTGCTGCACACGACGCAAGCGTCTGCAATAATCGTGGCTGACAATGCGCCGCCTTGTTCCAATAATCTTGTCCGCACCCGGCATCCGTACCTTGCATTCGTTGAAATCCTGAAACTGTACTCCGTTCAGCCGCCGCCGCCGCAGGGTATTCATCCGTCGGCGATAATTGGAGAAAATGTCCGACTGGCAGAGGGTGTCGCGCTGCACGCGGGAGTTTTCCTGGAAAGCGGCTGCTCGATCGGCGCACGCAGTGTTCTTTATCCCGGCGTATGCGTCGGCGCGGGCGCCGACATCGGCGCCGACTGCACGATTTATCCGCGGGTTGTGGTCGCCCGAAACGTCTCGATCGGAAACGACGTCATCATTCACATGGGGGCGGTCATCGGGAGCGTGTCGCCGGAACAGATGGTCCTGTACTCGAATACAGAAGACACGGGCAAGACCGTGTTTATTGAGAATGACGTCGAGGTGGGCGCCAATGTCGCCATCGACGGCTCGTTTTCCGGTTCCCCCACCGTCATCGGGAGCGGGACGAAAATCGATAATCTGGTCCACATCGGGAGCGGGGCGCGGGTCGGAAACAATTGCATCGTGGTGTCTCACTCGAGCATCGGGGCTGATTGCACTGTGGGAAATGGAGTGACGATTGCGGGTCAGGCAAGCATTCTGGACGGAAGAACGGTCGGCGAGGGCACAATCGTTGCGGCTCGATCGGGCGTGACCGAGGACATCGAGGCCCATCAGATCGTCTCGGGATTTCCCGCTTCGAATCATGAAAAATGGCTTCGCGTTTACGCCAGCATGAAACGGCTCCCGACCATTATCAAGGAGCTGCGGGAGTTGGAAAAGCGGATGCATCAGATGGAGAAACTTGAACGTGCGGAAACAGACGACCATTAAGCGGCCCGTCTCCTATTCCGGAGTGGGATTGCATACGGGACATAAGACAACGGTCACGTTTCAGCCTGCTCCGCCGGAAACAGGGGTCGTCTTTGTCAGGACCGATCTTCCCGACCGGCCCAAAATCAAAGCCGATGTCGCTCATGTCACCGACGTCGCCCGCGGAACGACCATTGGTCAGAACGGCGTCAAAATTCTGACAGTGGAACATGTGCTCGCCGCCTTTGCCGGTCTGGGAATAGACAATGTCTTTTGCGAAGTCGATGCGAATGAACCCCCCGTTGGCGATGGCAGCTCGATTCCGTTCGTTGAAGTCCTCAACGAGGCCGGAATCGTAGAACAGGACCGCGCTCGCAAAGAAGCGAAGCTGGCGTCGTCTGTGGTGTATGAGAACAATGGGCTTGTCCTGGTGGCTTTTCCGTCGGATAAACTGATACTTTCGTACCTGATCGAGTACGGTCACCCTTTGCTCGGGACCCAGTTCAAGTCCCTTGCGATCGAGCCGTCCGTCTTCGTAAAGGAGATTGCTCCGGCGCGCACCTTTTGTTTTCTCCACGATGTTGAACAACTGAAGGCGCAGGGGCTCATCAAGGGGGGCAGCATCGAGAATGCAGTGGTTATCGGAGACGAGGAGATCCTCAATGACAACCTCCGGTTCGAGGACGAGTTCGTTCGGCACAAGCTGCTCGACCTGCTCGGCGACCTCGTGCTGCTCGGCATTCCGCTCCTCGGCCATATCATTGCCCTGAAGGCGGGCCATGCGGCTCACGTGGAGTTTGTAAAGCAGCTCCGCCACGAAACCTACCTTAACGGGAGGCGCCAAGCCTGTGCTTTCCCGAGCAAGAAAGGCGACGTGCATGGACTGACGGCGGACCAGATACAGGAAATCATTCCTCATCGGCATCCGTTCCTGCTTATCGATCGGGTGACGCGCCTGGAGGAAAAGAGCATTTATGGGATTAAGAACGTAACCATTTCCGAGCCGTTCTTCGCCGGCCATATCCCCGGTCTGGCGATCATGCCCGGCGTGATCATTCTCGAGGCAATGGCTCAACTCGGAGCGATTCTCATTCTGAAGTATTTGGGAAAAGAGGGCAAATTGCCGT encodes the following:
- a CDS encoding OmpH family outer membrane protein codes for the protein MTKLKRRFFTMSRLCLRMFQITVAVFISAAFLTAGLQRQASAEERLKMGYLDLNHVVQAVAKQTPEYEELRKELEKRQAEIERRGAEIDKLKEELKANRVIWSEDKSRDQEKLIRDKDDDLKVYSEGAQRFRDVEENKILRRLLPEIAKEVKRVGERDGYSMIFEKRILLYGSPSFDLTDAIIKEMSTRAD
- the lpxD gene encoding UDP-3-O-(3-hydroxymyristoyl)glucosamine N-acyltransferase, which encodes MKKSLGEIAKLIDGTVEGDEETLITGVAGIKDAKAGDITFLANPKYLPLLHTTQASAIIVADNAPPCSNNLVRTRHPYLAFVEILKLYSVQPPPPQGIHPSAIIGENVRLAEGVALHAGVFLESGCSIGARSVLYPGVCVGAGADIGADCTIYPRVVVARNVSIGNDVIIHMGAVIGSVSPEQMVLYSNTEDTGKTVFIENDVEVGANVAIDGSFSGSPTVIGSGTKIDNLVHIGSGARVGNNCIVVSHSSIGADCTVGNGVTIAGQASILDGRTVGEGTIVAARSGVTEDIEAHQIVSGFPASNHEKWLRVYASMKRLPTIIKELRELEKRMHQMEKLERAETDDH
- a CDS encoding bifunctional UDP-3-O-[3-hydroxymyristoyl] N-acetylglucosamine deacetylase/3-hydroxyacyl-ACP dehydratase gives rise to the protein MRWRNLNVRKQTTIKRPVSYSGVGLHTGHKTTVTFQPAPPETGVVFVRTDLPDRPKIKADVAHVTDVARGTTIGQNGVKILTVEHVLAAFAGLGIDNVFCEVDANEPPVGDGSSIPFVEVLNEAGIVEQDRARKEAKLASSVVYENNGLVLVAFPSDKLILSYLIEYGHPLLGTQFKSLAIEPSVFVKEIAPARTFCFLHDVEQLKAQGLIKGGSIENAVVIGDEEILNDNLRFEDEFVRHKLLDLLGDLVLLGIPLLGHIIALKAGHAAHVEFVKQLRHETYLNGRRQACAFPSKKGDVHGLTADQIQEIIPHRHPFLLIDRVTRLEEKSIYGIKNVTISEPFFAGHIPGLAIMPGVIILEAMAQLGAILILKYLGKEGKLPYLLGIEKAKFRKAVYPGDQIEMMAQIVNLHKNYGKLRGEARVNGVLATEAEVTFALPR